In the Desulfuromonas sp. genome, GCCTCGCGGCTGCCGATATCGTGCAGCCGAATACTGACTCTGGCTGTTTTTCGATCAGCGGCGATAAAACGCTGCCGCAGCGACTGCTCGGCATCGTTTGCCATCAGCTCCAGTTCATAGCGCAGGTCATCATTGTTATCGGGCAGGGCCAGCTCTGTCGCACCCGACTCGGCCCGGTGCAACGGCTTAAGCAGGGTCAGGATCGAGAAATGCCCGGCGACCGCAGCCTCTCCGGTGGTCAGTTTTGCAAACTGCTCGATCCGCCGATAATCCTCGACCCGGTCAAGGGGTAAGCCATCACTCCGGACAATCATGAAATCGAGAACGTTCACTCCGGCCAGATGCCGATCGATGTAGCGGGTGTCGACCGCCAGCGGAGCATCGGCATGGAGAAAACCGATCAGGTTGGTGTTGTTCTGCAGTCGCGGTAATCCGAACAGGGCGACCACGAGCAGAATCACAGCAATACCCATAATCTTGCTGGCATGCCGGATGGTGAGACGGGCGGTCCGGTGCAGAATCCAGCGCAACAATCCGGTGCCGGTACGATGGCGGCGCCCCGGTAACGGCAGGAAACTGAGGCCGACCGGCAGCACCGTCAGGGCAACCAGAAAAGAGAGCATAACCCCAACTGCGGCGAACAGACCAAACTGGCGCACAGCCGGCACCGAGCTGATGGTCAGCGAAAGCAGGCCGAGCGCCGTGGTCAGAGCGGTGAAAAAGCAGGGGATGAACAGTTCGTTTACTTTACCGGCCAGCAGCTCGATCCGCTGATGCGGCTGACCCTGCAGGTTTAACCAGCCGTTGTACAGATGAACGCTGTTCGAGACCGCCAGCACCATCACCACCGGCGACAAGAGCGCGGTGATGGTGTTGAGCTCGAAGCCGCTCAGCGAATAGAGGCCCATCGTCCAGATCAGGCTGATCCCGGTGGTCAGCATCGGCAGGATGACACCGGAAGGTCTACGGAAAATGCCGGCCAGCATAACAGCCAGAACCAGGGCGACCAGCGGCAGAATGACCTGCTGATCCCGCTGGATAAAACTGGCGACGTCCGACTGCTGAACCCCGACCCCGGTCAGATGCATTCTGGCCCGATCGGAATAGAGGCCGATCAGGTTTCGCACTCTACTGATCAGGCTCCGGCGCAGGTCGGCATCGTCGCTGCGATCTTCCAGTTCAATAATCAGGCCGGCCGTTTTTCGATCCGGGGAAATCAGCAAGCCCTGGTAATGCGGGTTGGCCTGCAGGACCGCTTCAATCCGGTTTCCAGAGTCTTCTCCGGGCTCGCCCTCCGGCAACAACGGTCGTGCTTCGGCACCGTACGGCCCGGCTACGAGCTGCCGGGCATTGCTCAGGCTGAAGACGCGGACCACACCTTCGAACTCCGAAATCTGCCGGGTCAGTTCAGCGAGAAGAGAAAGCTGGTTCGGCTCGAGTAGTTGCGGATGCGTGACGCTGAGGAGGAGATCTTCATCGTTGCCGAACAGTTGCCGGAACTTGTCGTACAATGCAACCTGCTCCGGGTTCCGCGAAGTCATCGAACGGGTATCCTGCTCAACCGGTAGCCGCGCCGCAAAGACAGAAAAAAACAGAGTCGATACAATCAAAAGGCCCATAACCATGGGCCGCCCGCGGGTCAGCAACCAGACAAATATTATGCTGATGTTCTGCAAAATTGCGTCCTGCTTTTAACTGGCGGCCGCCAGAACGATGTCATCTACAGCTTTTTCACTTCCGGCCTGGGAAGCGCGTTGAGCTTCAAGCAGACCCATTTCGACCGTCAGGCCGGGGCCGAAAGCCATAGCGCAAACATTTTCATGCGCTTCACCGCTATCCCTTTGCAGAATCTCTTTGAGCACAAACAGGATGGTGGCGCTGCTCATATTGCCGTATTGGCGCAGGACATGGCGCGAGGCGGTGACCTGGGACTGATCGAGATCGAGGCTTTCGACCACCTTATCAACGATCGCCTTGCCGCCGGGGTGAACCGCCCAGGTGCCGACATCTGCAAGATTGAACTGGCGTGATGCAAGGACCGGCTTGATCGCTTCCTCGATGTTGGCGCCGATAATCTTCGGGACATAGCTCGACAGGGCGATATCAAAACCGAGATCGCCGATGGTCCAGGCCATGTCGGCCTGGCCACTGGTGATCAGGGTTGAGTGGAACTCGCCGAGCCGGTAACACGACTGGCCGGTTTGCGGCTCGCGGGTACTGACGATAGCCGCGGCGGCGCCATCGGCAAACAGCGAATTGGCGAGCAGGGAATCATCACGCTCGTTTAACTGCAGGTGGATCGAACAGAGCTCGAGGCACATCACCAGGACGACTGCCTCCGGGTTGGCTTCGCAAAACTGCTTGGCCATGTGCAGGCCGGGGAAGGCGGCGTAGCACCCCATGAAGCCGAGGTTGTAGCGCTGCGTTGACGGCGCCATCCCCAGTTCCTCGATGATGTAGTAATCGGGACCGGGATTGTAGAACCCGGTGCAGGATACGGTAATCACATGGGTCACATCTTCGGCTCTGATCCCGGGTGATTCCTGCAGCGCCTTGCGCGCCAGATCGACCGCCAGCGGCCGGGTCTCGGTGCGATAGATTTCGTTGCGCTCGGCGGTACTTAATTCGCGGCGCTGGCCAGCGGCGTCGCGCGGGAAAAAATCGTCGGGGGAATCCTCGTCGAAAGATTTGATCACCGTGTAACGTTGATCAATCCCGGATTTCTGGTAGAGGATTCGTACCATCCGGCGCAGGCGCTCATCCTTTATCCAGCTCTGCATTTTTTCGCTGGCATACGCCTGCGAATGGGCACGTCCGGGGTTCATGGTTGATATATTCTGGATCCAGACCGACATCAAGATTCTCCTTGCGCTTGTCTCTGCAGGCTTATTGCCGTTGTAAAGTCGTATCGACTTCGACTTCGACCTGATCAGCAACCCTGATCAGGCCGAGAACACTCGGTGCTTCAAGAGCATAGCTTTTCAGTGATACGGAAAATTTCATCGTAAAGGTGATCGCCTCCGGATTGACCCGAAGATCGTGAACTTCCGCCTTGACCGGCTGAACCTGGTCACGAATCTTCAACCTGAACGGCAACGTTCCCGGTTGATCGTCCGCGGCCTGCATCTGCAGCAGAACTTTTTCCGGTTCCAGGTCAGCGAAATTTGCTTCAATCAGCGGAAAACTCTTGCTGTCGAACATTTTGCGCATTTTCTCGTCACGGCCATCGTTATCGGTATCCATCGAATCGACGCGCACCGTGACCGTCGGCTGGCGGATTATTGCCGTCTCTTTTTCCGTGTTCAGTGAAAACGGTTCACATACGGCCGTGCCTTCAAAACCGTGCAGGGTGGAATCGCCAAAGAACCGGATTGTACACTCTCCGTCGTACGTTTGCGCTCCAGCCGTCGCAGCCGTCAACAGCATGCTGACAATAATGAATAACCGCTTGAACATATAAGTCTTCCTCCAGGTTAACAACTCGCCAAGATCAGTAGCCTGCGGCAAAACAGCGGTGCCGCGGCATGAGCTTCTTGTTCATTGTCTTTTGTTGATACTTGACCTCTTTACATTATAACAACTCCAAATCTATTTGTTACCTTTTACCCTCTTAAAAATTACTTATTTAGTTCTCTTTTCAGGGACAGATTCACGGGTTCTCTGTTCAATGAAAACCGGGCGCCTGCTTAAACTCCCGCATAAAAAAACGCGCCTTTGCAGGCACGTTTTTTATCTCACTCTTGACTTGCTTGAGCCTAGAATTGAACCTCAAGACCAACCCGGCCATCATCGTCAACATCAATATCCTGTTTAAATCCATCCAGTTCGAGTTCGATGCTCTGGTAACCGGCATAGACCTTGATCCTCGGAGTAATCGCGTAGCTGACCCGGGTATTGAACTCGGTCAACCCATCCGAATCTCCCCACGAGAAGATATCGGGCGAATAGACAACACGGGCCGAGAACCCGAGCCCC is a window encoding:
- a CDS encoding type III polyketide synthase, encoding MSVWIQNISTMNPGRAHSQAYASEKMQSWIKDERLRRMVRILYQKSGIDQRYTVIKSFDEDSPDDFFPRDAAGQRRELSTAERNEIYRTETRPLAVDLARKALQESPGIRAEDVTHVITVSCTGFYNPGPDYYIIEELGMAPSTQRYNLGFMGCYAAFPGLHMAKQFCEANPEAVVLVMCLELCSIHLQLNERDDSLLANSLFADGAAAAIVSTREPQTGQSCYRLGEFHSTLITSGQADMAWTIGDLGFDIALSSYVPKIIGANIEEAIKPVLASRQFNLADVGTWAVHPGGKAIVDKVVESLDLDQSQVTASRHVLRQYGNMSSATILFVLKEILQRDSGEAHENVCAMAFGPGLTVEMGLLEAQRASQAGSEKAVDDIVLAAAS